The candidate division WOR-3 bacterium genomic sequence TAGTTTTTATCACAAATGGCCATTTAATCTTACACCAAAAAAATTCCTTATGATAATCCGTTTAGCAAAGGCATTAAAACTTCTTTCTTATGACCATAGAAAGGTGCGAGATGTTGCTGATGAACTTAAATTTTGTGACCACTTTTATTTTTGTAAATGGTTTAAAAAACTTACTGGTCTTACTCCCAAGAAATTTCAGATAAAATACGGTTCTTATTTTAGGAGAAAATTATTTCAAAAG encodes the following:
- a CDS encoding helix-turn-helix transcriptional regulator, which produces MNEDRVPKILIQFFKKFPDITVKKIAKNNNSSLSSFYHKWPFNLTPKKFLMIIRLAKALKLLSYDHRKVRDVADELKFCDHFYFCKWFKKLTGLTPKKFQIKYGSYFRRKLFQKIKLKNFDIKNIFWILKTLEND